In the genome of Paenibacillus pabuli, one region contains:
- the speE gene encoding polyamine aminopropyltransferase, protein MELWFTEKQTPAFGITAKIKQTYVSEKTDFQDLAMVETEEFGNMLLLDGMVMTTVKDEFVYHEMAAHPALNTHPNPKKVLVVGGGDGGVIREVIKHNAVEKAVLVEIDGKVIEYSKKYLPEIAGKLDEPNVEVLVNDGYMHIIEHKNEYDVIIVDSTEPVGPAAPLFERGFYQGIYEALKEDGIFVAQTDNPWFKADLIQKVNKDVKEIFPIVHVYGCNIPTYPSGLWTFTMGSKKHNPLEVDETQIPEMDTKYYSPRLHKAAFVLPKFVEDLTK, encoded by the coding sequence ATGGAATTATGGTTTACGGAGAAACAGACCCCCGCATTCGGAATCACCGCAAAGATTAAGCAGACTTATGTAAGCGAAAAGACGGATTTTCAAGATCTGGCTATGGTAGAGACCGAGGAATTCGGTAATATGTTGCTGCTTGACGGTATGGTGATGACAACAGTGAAAGACGAGTTTGTATATCACGAAATGGCAGCTCACCCTGCGCTGAACACACACCCGAATCCGAAAAAGGTGCTGGTCGTTGGTGGCGGTGACGGCGGAGTGATCCGTGAAGTCATTAAACACAATGCTGTTGAAAAAGCAGTTCTCGTCGAAATCGATGGGAAAGTGATCGAATATTCCAAAAAGTATCTGCCTGAAATCGCCGGTAAGTTGGACGAGCCTAACGTTGAAGTACTGGTGAACGATGGCTACATGCATATTATAGAACATAAAAATGAATACGATGTAATCATCGTTGACTCCACAGAGCCTGTTGGTCCGGCTGCTCCGCTGTTTGAACGCGGTTTCTACCAAGGCATCTATGAAGCGCTGAAAGAAGATGGGATCTTCGTTGCTCAAACGGACAACCCGTGGTTCAAAGCGGATCTCATCCAAAAGGTAAACAAAGACGTTAAAGAAATCTTCCCGATCGTACATGTGTACGGCTGTAATATCCCTACGTACCCAAGCGGTCTGTGGACTTTTACAATGGGCAGCAAAAAACATAATCCGCTTGAGGTGGATGAGACGCAGATTCCAGAGATGGATACGAAATATTACTCTCCACGTCTGCACAAAGCGGCGTTTGTTCTTCCTAAATTCGTGGAAGACCTTACGAAATAA
- the speB gene encoding agmatinase, whose translation MKLDQAYSGNVFICSSEDYENSKAVIYGMPMDYTVSFRPGSRFGPSHIRQASVGLEEYSPYLDKSIVDMTYFDAGDLLLPFGNAGRSLEVIGEYISGLLADGKFPIGLGGEHLVTWPVIQQMYKKYPDLILIHIDAHADLRENYEGEPLSHSTPVRKAAELMGGKNIYQFGIRSGSREEFQFGRENINFYPFEVAAPMKEALPKMGNRPVYVTIDIDVLDPSAAPGTGTAEAGGITSKELLEAIHMIAGSDVNVVGCDLVEVAPIYDPTEQTQIVAAKMIREMLLGFVK comes from the coding sequence ATGAAGTTGGATCAAGCTTATTCAGGTAACGTGTTTATTTGCAGTTCAGAGGATTATGAGAACTCGAAAGCGGTCATTTATGGTATGCCGATGGATTACACCGTCAGCTTCCGTCCAGGGTCCCGTTTTGGTCCTTCCCATATCCGTCAGGCGTCGGTTGGACTTGAAGAGTACAGCCCTTACCTGGATAAAAGCATTGTGGATATGACTTACTTTGACGCTGGAGATCTGCTTTTGCCTTTCGGTAACGCAGGACGCAGTCTCGAAGTCATCGGAGAATATATCAGCGGCCTGCTGGCTGATGGCAAATTCCCGATTGGTCTGGGCGGGGAACACCTCGTCACTTGGCCTGTCATTCAGCAAATGTACAAAAAATATCCGGATCTTATCCTGATTCATATTGATGCACACGCCGACCTTCGTGAAAACTATGAAGGTGAGCCATTGTCTCACTCGACGCCAGTACGTAAAGCGGCTGAACTGATGGGCGGCAAAAATATTTATCAGTTCGGAATTCGTTCCGGTTCCCGTGAAGAGTTCCAATTCGGACGGGAGAACATTAACTTCTATCCGTTTGAAGTGGCGGCTCCAATGAAGGAAGCTCTTCCGAAAATGGGTAACCGTCCGGTATACGTGACAATCGATATCGACGTGCTTGATCCGTCTGCGGCTCCGGGTACAGGAACTGCAGAAGCGGGCGGTATTACGTCCAAGGAACTGCTTGAAGCCATTCATATGATCGCAGGTTCAGATGTAAATGTGGTCGGTTGTGACTTGGTAGAAGTAGCGCCGATTTACGATCCTACGGAACAAACACAAATTGTAGCTGCGAAGATGATTCGTGAAATGCTGCTTGGATTTGTGAAGTAA
- a CDS encoding WD40/YVTN/BNR-like repeat-containing protein — MTTKSRTTWKRIGALALSVTLAWGLGPVHTLPGANAASSPTCGSGDHGLTAALKKGSGVEGQRLQFTDIDFLNNTTGRAAGEGFLIGTSNSGCTWQSIYTGQWQFTQLDFPNNVNGFALAQVKNSPTTYVIRSTDGGAHWTRMDTKGIQFKRIDFRNKNEGFGYTYNGAYLTKDGGETWNRISTPANTRGAVFTTEKQGYAIVVAPGSGYRIMQTSNGGKNWTQSLKVASTTWSGGDLYASGKQVWALLYGDAGMSQQSYSLYASGNEGKNWRQVFAQSTAGGGPAPGASSTGNGKGPADPGGHPGNMALIGNQTAYLSAGSPAAGKVGIGRSYDAGSTWKNIDLKDQGYSSRISFPSAKTGWLVVTSDNSPAIYETTDGGTTWKQKILLPAENE; from the coding sequence ATGACAACAAAGAGCAGAACGACATGGAAACGGATTGGCGCACTCGCACTATCGGTAACATTGGCTTGGGGACTGGGACCGGTACATACTCTACCCGGCGCTAACGCCGCATCCTCTCCAACGTGTGGAAGTGGAGATCATGGATTAACAGCTGCGTTGAAAAAGGGCAGTGGTGTGGAAGGTCAACGACTGCAATTTACGGATATCGACTTTCTAAACAATACAACCGGACGGGCTGCTGGTGAAGGATTTCTCATTGGTACATCGAATTCAGGCTGCACTTGGCAGTCCATCTATACAGGCCAATGGCAGTTCACACAACTTGATTTCCCGAATAATGTGAATGGATTTGCTTTGGCACAGGTCAAGAATTCTCCAACGACATATGTCATCCGCTCAACGGATGGTGGCGCGCACTGGACACGAATGGATACTAAAGGGATACAATTTAAACGTATTGATTTTCGCAATAAAAACGAAGGCTTTGGATACACCTATAATGGAGCCTATTTGACCAAGGATGGCGGTGAAACATGGAATCGAATCTCTACACCTGCCAATACACGCGGAGCTGTGTTCACGACAGAGAAGCAAGGTTATGCCATTGTCGTGGCTCCTGGTTCGGGTTACCGAATCATGCAGACAAGTAACGGCGGCAAGAACTGGACGCAATCGCTGAAGGTCGCCTCAACAACATGGAGTGGTGGAGACCTATACGCAAGTGGCAAACAGGTATGGGCCCTTCTGTATGGTGATGCAGGAATGTCGCAGCAGTCGTATTCTCTCTACGCGAGCGGGAATGAAGGCAAAAATTGGAGACAGGTCTTCGCTCAATCCACAGCTGGTGGTGGCCCGGCTCCGGGTGCAAGCAGCACAGGGAATGGAAAAGGTCCCGCAGACCCAGGGGGTCACCCCGGAAACATGGCGTTGATCGGTAATCAGACGGCTTATCTCTCCGCAGGATCACCGGCCGCGGGCAAGGTGGGCATTGGACGTTCTTATGATGCAGGTTCCACGTGGAAAAATATTGACCTGAAAGATCAGGGTTATAGCTCCCGCATTTCGTTCCCTTCTGCCAAAACAGGTTGGCTTGTTGTAACAAGCGACAACTCTCCTGCGATATATGAGACGACAGACGGTGGAACAACATGGAAGCAAAAAATATTGTTGCCCGCTGAAAACGAGTAA
- a CDS encoding alpha-N-arabinofuranosidase has product MVNVILKADSEQGLINRNIYGHFSEHLGRCIYEGIWVGEDSPIPNTEGIRNDVLSALQKLRIPVLRWPGGCFADEYHWKDGVGPKSERARMINTHWGGVEENNHFGTHEFLRLCELLGTEPYISGNLGSGTVQEMQEWVEYVTFDGESPMANWRKSNGREEPWKLKYFGVGNENWGCGGNMRPEYYADEYRRYATYVRNYSGNEIYKIACGPNEGNYEWMEVLMREAARFMDGISLHYYTIPTGEWTDKGPATGFGEAEWFTTLKKTLYMEELLVKHSEIMDKYDPEGRVGIIVDEWGTWYNVEPGTNPGFLYQQNTMRDAVLAGINLNIFNQHNKRVHMANLAQIVNVLQALVLTEGEKMLLTPTYHVFDMYQVHMDAQRLELNYESPGYTFGEETIPQLSLSASRNNDGVIHVTACNLSHTDELEVVCQIESTDTSAVSGRILHHADYSAFNTFEQPDQVQPADWKGITLENNKLRFVLPPASVGVVAIKA; this is encoded by the coding sequence ATGGTTAATGTTATTTTAAAGGCGGATTCTGAACAAGGATTAATAAATCGCAATATATACGGTCATTTCTCCGAGCATTTGGGACGCTGTATTTATGAGGGCATATGGGTGGGAGAGGATTCACCTATACCCAATACGGAAGGCATTCGAAATGACGTGCTTTCTGCACTGCAAAAACTCCGTATTCCCGTACTTCGATGGCCTGGAGGTTGTTTTGCAGATGAATATCACTGGAAAGATGGCGTAGGTCCAAAAAGTGAACGCGCCCGCATGATCAATACGCACTGGGGCGGGGTAGAAGAAAACAATCATTTTGGCACGCATGAATTCTTGAGATTATGTGAGCTGCTTGGTACGGAGCCATATATCAGTGGCAACCTGGGAAGCGGTACAGTGCAAGAGATGCAGGAATGGGTGGAATACGTCACGTTTGACGGCGAATCCCCGATGGCGAACTGGCGGAAGAGCAACGGCCGTGAAGAACCGTGGAAGCTGAAATACTTTGGTGTGGGGAATGAGAACTGGGGCTGCGGCGGAAATATGCGACCGGAATACTACGCAGATGAGTATCGTCGTTATGCTACATATGTACGCAATTATTCCGGTAATGAGATTTATAAAATTGCCTGTGGCCCCAACGAAGGCAACTATGAGTGGATGGAAGTGTTGATGCGGGAGGCTGCTCGCTTTATGGACGGAATCAGTCTTCACTATTACACCATCCCGACAGGTGAGTGGACAGATAAAGGTCCGGCTACTGGTTTCGGAGAAGCCGAATGGTTCACCACTTTGAAAAAGACGCTATATATGGAAGAGTTACTTGTGAAGCACTCCGAGATTATGGACAAATATGATCCTGAGGGCAGAGTTGGTATCATCGTGGATGAGTGGGGAACATGGTATAACGTTGAGCCGGGTACGAATCCAGGGTTCCTGTATCAACAAAATACGATGCGTGATGCTGTACTTGCAGGGATCAACCTGAATATTTTCAATCAACACAATAAAAGGGTGCACATGGCCAATCTGGCACAGATCGTTAATGTTCTTCAGGCTTTGGTTTTGACAGAAGGCGAGAAAATGCTGCTTACGCCTACATATCATGTGTTTGATATGTATCAGGTGCATATGGATGCGCAGCGGTTGGAACTGAACTACGAGAGCCCTGGATACACGTTCGGGGAAGAGACCATTCCGCAACTAAGTTTGTCGGCTTCTCGCAACAATGATGGCGTTATTCATGTGACTGCGTGCAACCTTAGTCATACGGATGAACTTGAAGTAGTCTGTCAGATTGAATCAACGGACACTTCTGCTGTATCAGGACGAATTCTGCATCACGCAGATTATAGTGCATTCAACACATTTGAACAGCCGGATCAGGTTCAACCTGCGGACTGGAAGGGTATCACACTCGAAAATAACAAACTCCGCTTTGTACTGCCTCCAGCCTCGGTCGGTGTGGTCGCTATAAAGGCTTGA
- a CDS encoding DUF6171 family protein, whose product MDSSVQSRSAGKREPCKGCNDQYDVKISEAKMARLVELASRSRPAVEDAQYERRLSICSDCPGLQYGTTCRYCGCLVQVRAKLTESTCPFPYEPRWT is encoded by the coding sequence ATGGATTCATCCGTGCAGAGTAGAAGTGCTGGGAAACGTGAACCATGCAAGGGTTGTAATGATCAGTATGACGTGAAGATTAGTGAAGCAAAAATGGCCCGACTCGTGGAGTTGGCCTCACGCTCACGTCCGGCCGTCGAGGATGCCCAATATGAGCGGCGTTTATCCATCTGCTCTGATTGTCCGGGTTTACAATACGGTACGACCTGCCGCTATTGTGGCTGTCTCGTTCAGGTGCGGGCCAAGCTGACAGAGTCGACCTGTCCGTTTCCATATGAGCCGCGATGGACCTGA
- a CDS encoding DUF1934 domain-containing protein has product MSNMRPVQIRLHSRYEGEDVLQEMQGEAVLKGSVLYVRYEEPQAGPEGGITRTTLKLGGQSIKIIRHGEVESEQTFELNRKLPGFYRSPYMSFALSTHTQELELSIQGLSARAAWSYDFYRFDEESGHFAISLHIQEEPI; this is encoded by the coding sequence ATGTCGAACATGCGACCGGTACAGATCCGGCTGCACAGCCGTTATGAAGGTGAAGATGTACTGCAGGAAATGCAGGGTGAAGCCGTATTGAAAGGGTCTGTGCTCTATGTTCGTTATGAAGAGCCACAGGCTGGACCAGAGGGCGGTATTACCCGAACAACATTGAAGCTGGGCGGACAATCCATCAAGATTATACGTCACGGCGAGGTGGAATCGGAGCAAACGTTTGAATTAAACCGCAAGCTTCCTGGTTTTTACCGCTCGCCGTATATGTCGTTTGCCTTGTCCACGCATACACAGGAGCTGGAACTTTCCATTCAGGGATTGAGCGCACGCGCAGCGTGGAGCTACGACTTTTACCGCTTTGACGAAGAATCCGGACATTTCGCGATTAGTTTGCATATACAGGAGGAACCAATTTAA
- the argS gene encoding arginine--tRNA ligase, which yields MTRNPLDTINERVSTAIGNAIVTAGIVAREDLPTITLEVPREKTHGDLATNAAMQLTKMAKRNPRQIAEEIIANLNLTEAGIEKAEIAGPGFINFKLDKSYLYPVLGLVHEQGENYGRINVGEGRKVEMEFVSANPTGSLHLGHARGAAVGDALCNILDYAGYDVTREYYINDAGNQVFNLARSIEARYLQELGQEAEMPEDGYHGEDIKGFAKELVAEKGDSLLSMHPGDRAAYFRDFGLEKELDKIKRDLNRFRVNFDIWFSETSLYDNGEVLRVLDELRDRNEIYEQDGATWLKTMQYGDDKERVLIKNDGTYTYLTPDIAYHRDKYARGYDTMINIWGADHHGYIPRMKAAMQALGNDPEKLVVLIAQMVSLFQNGEKVKMSKRTGKAVTMEDLMDEVGIDAIRYFFTMRSMDSHLDFDMDLAISTSNENPVFYVQYAHARVCSVYRQAEEQGIELLPLAEIDLSKLTTEHEYDLLRKMGELPEEIATAATGYAPHRIVRYVYELASLFHSYYRAERVITEDAGQTQARLALIGAVRTVIATALRLVGVSAPDKM from the coding sequence ATGACACGTAATCCATTAGATACGATTAACGAACGGGTAAGTACAGCCATCGGCAATGCCATTGTGACTGCCGGCATTGTTGCGCGGGAGGATCTGCCAACCATCACCCTTGAAGTACCACGGGAGAAAACACACGGCGACCTGGCGACCAATGCGGCGATGCAACTGACCAAGATGGCCAAGCGTAATCCGCGTCAGATCGCAGAAGAGATTATTGCCAATCTCAATCTGACTGAAGCTGGAATCGAGAAAGCAGAGATTGCCGGACCAGGATTTATTAACTTTAAGTTGGACAAGAGTTATCTGTATCCTGTGCTGGGGCTTGTACATGAGCAGGGTGAGAATTATGGAAGAATCAATGTCGGTGAAGGGCGCAAGGTTGAGATGGAGTTTGTCAGTGCCAACCCGACAGGCAGTCTGCATCTGGGACATGCGCGTGGAGCGGCTGTCGGTGATGCCCTTTGCAACATCCTCGATTACGCCGGATATGATGTTACGCGTGAGTACTATATTAATGACGCCGGTAACCAGGTATTTAACCTGGCTCGCTCCATTGAAGCTCGTTATTTGCAGGAACTGGGCCAAGAAGCAGAGATGCCGGAAGATGGCTATCATGGTGAAGATATCAAAGGGTTTGCCAAGGAGTTAGTGGCCGAGAAAGGCGATTCTTTGCTGTCCATGCATCCAGGTGACCGTGCAGCTTATTTCCGCGACTTTGGTTTGGAGAAAGAACTGGACAAGATCAAACGTGACTTGAATCGCTTCCGTGTCAATTTCGACATCTGGTTCAGCGAAACTTCACTGTATGATAACGGAGAAGTGCTGCGTGTGCTTGACGAATTGCGTGATCGTAATGAAATCTATGAACAAGACGGAGCGACCTGGTTGAAAACCATGCAGTATGGTGACGATAAAGAGCGTGTTCTGATCAAAAATGACGGTACGTACACGTACCTCACGCCTGACATTGCTTATCACCGTGATAAATATGCGCGTGGATACGACACGATGATTAACATTTGGGGAGCGGACCACCACGGTTACATTCCACGGATGAAAGCGGCCATGCAGGCACTGGGCAACGATCCTGAGAAATTGGTCGTGCTGATTGCACAGATGGTGAGCTTGTTCCAGAACGGCGAAAAAGTGAAGATGTCCAAGCGTACAGGCAAGGCGGTAACGATGGAAGATCTGATGGACGAAGTAGGCATTGATGCCATTCGTTACTTCTTTACCATGCGCAGCATGGACTCTCATCTGGACTTCGACATGGACCTCGCAATTTCGACGTCCAATGAAAATCCTGTATTCTACGTACAATACGCTCACGCTCGTGTATGCAGCGTATACCGTCAGGCAGAGGAACAAGGCATTGAGCTGCTGCCATTGGCAGAGATTGACCTTTCAAAACTGACAACGGAACATGAATATGACCTTCTTCGCAAAATGGGTGAACTGCCTGAAGAAATCGCGACTGCTGCTACGGGATATGCGCCGCATCGTATTGTTCGTTATGTATATGAGCTGGCATCTCTGTTCCACAGTTACTATCGTGCAGAGCGCGTCATTACGGAAGACGCGGGACAAACCCAGGCGCGTCTGGCGCTGATCGGTGCTGTACGCACCGTCATCGCAACAGCGCTTCGTCTGGTGGGCGTATCCGCACCGGACAAAATGTAA
- a CDS encoding S8 family peptidase has translation MDYTGFLHQLVEGIQRPEPEQGRRYMIRFAKPKQYEACLVELSRMRNEFTDLGVVRSSRLARSIIAPVHDPEALSRYSDEITVEEDIPLSLHATALHSKPSSAQGIPWGVKQIRAPKVWSVSTGHRIKIGVIDTGADYQHPDLRYSLARGINLLNRSLLPHDDNGHGTHIAGTIAAANSTAGMIGVAPRSLIYPVKAFDHNGSAFVSDIVLGIDWCVRNRVDIINMSFGMKTRSKALLDVVNRAYQAGIVIVASSGNDGKRRSIDYPARYPQTISVGATDKNRRIASFSNRGAYVDVYAPGDKIVSCWVQGKHHEMSGTSMATSHVSGAIALLLAKHPGLSPAEIKTLVKRATVPLRARKTTTAKNKIRGGEIDALKLMQESGG, from the coding sequence ATGGACTATACTGGTTTTCTACATCAATTGGTTGAAGGAATACAACGTCCTGAACCAGAACAGGGGCGGCGGTACATGATCCGGTTCGCCAAACCGAAGCAATATGAGGCCTGCCTTGTAGAACTGTCGCGGATGCGGAATGAATTTACTGATCTTGGTGTGGTACGATCCTCCCGGCTAGCCCGCTCTATTATCGCTCCGGTGCATGACCCAGAAGCATTATCTCGATACAGCGATGAGATTACGGTAGAAGAAGATATACCCCTCTCTCTTCATGCCACCGCGCTTCACAGTAAACCAAGCAGTGCTCAGGGCATACCTTGGGGTGTAAAACAGATTCGCGCTCCCAAAGTATGGTCCGTATCCACGGGACACCGAATCAAAATTGGCGTAATTGACACAGGTGCCGATTATCAACACCCGGATCTTCGCTATTCGCTGGCACGTGGAATCAATCTGTTAAACCGCAGTCTGCTTCCTCATGATGATAACGGTCATGGCACCCACATTGCCGGTACCATTGCCGCTGCCAATAGTACCGCAGGGATGATCGGTGTAGCTCCTCGCTCCCTGATCTATCCGGTGAAGGCATTTGACCATAATGGTTCGGCCTTCGTTTCAGACATTGTACTTGGCATCGATTGGTGTGTGCGCAATCGGGTCGATATTATCAATATGAGCTTTGGCATGAAAACACGTAGCAAAGCATTGCTTGATGTTGTGAATCGCGCTTACCAGGCCGGGATTGTCATTGTTGCTTCCTCCGGAAATGACGGCAAACGTCGCAGCATTGATTATCCAGCACGTTATCCGCAAACGATATCAGTCGGGGCAACCGACAAGAACCGGCGAATTGCCTCGTTCAGTAACCGAGGTGCCTACGTCGATGTATATGCGCCAGGGGACAAAATTGTCTCATGCTGGGTGCAGGGCAAGCACCATGAGATGAGTGGCACCTCCATGGCGACGTCGCATGTCAGCGGCGCCATAGCACTCTTGCTTGCGAAGCATCCCGGCCTGTCACCAGCCGAGATCAAAACGCTCGTGAAGCGCGCGACCGTTCCGCTGCGCGCACGCAAGACCACCACCGCGAAGAACAAAATACGCGGTGGCGAGATTGACGCCCTCAAGCTAATGCAGGAGAGCGGAGGGTAA
- the rpoE gene encoding DNA-directed RNA polymerase subunit delta codes for MSTSLNLKIDKEKVREIPLVDLAFMVLKAANTPYYYRDLMNEVAKQRGMTDEEINEFIAQLYTEINIDGRFACVGTSLWGLKRWYPVAGSEDTMTGAKRPRIINDEDDDLEDEDFGEEEDSYNSDEDFDNSDDDQDDDDDDDDDDEDDIFDEEDGDEEVLVEDDDLEEEDLDEDDEEESEDEDEFDDDSDK; via the coding sequence GTGAGTACCTCGCTCAATTTGAAGATTGATAAAGAAAAGGTAAGAGAGATTCCTTTGGTGGACCTCGCCTTTATGGTGCTGAAAGCGGCTAATACGCCGTATTACTACCGTGATTTGATGAATGAGGTAGCTAAACAGCGCGGAATGACTGATGAAGAAATCAACGAGTTTATCGCCCAGCTATATACTGAGATTAATATCGATGGCCGTTTTGCTTGCGTCGGTACAAGTCTGTGGGGCTTGAAGCGCTGGTATCCTGTAGCTGGATCGGAAGATACCATGACGGGTGCGAAGCGTCCGCGTATCATCAACGATGAAGACGATGATCTGGAAGACGAAGACTTCGGCGAAGAGGAAGACAGCTACAACAGCGACGAAGACTTCGATAATTCTGACGATGATCAGGATGACGATGATGACGACGATGATGATGACGAAGACGACATCTTTGATGAAGAAGATGGCGATGAAGAAGTTCTGGTTGAAGATGACGATTTGGAAGAGGAAGACCTCGATGAAGACGATGAAGAAGAGTCCGAAGACGAGGATGAATTTGACGACGATTCCGATAAGTAA
- a CDS encoding CTP synthase has product MTKYIFVTGGVVSSLGKGITAASLGRLLKNRGLKVTIQKFDPYINIDPGTMSPYQHGEVFVTDDGAETDLDLGHYERFIDINLSKNSNVTTGKVYSSVISKERRGEYLGGTVQVIPHITNEIKERVFRAGREAGSDVVITEIGGTVGDIESLPFLEAIRQIKSDVGRDNVMYIHVTLIPYIKAAGEVKTKPTQHSVKELRSIGIQPNVIVCRTEYELSKDMKAKIALFCDIDENAVVECRDADTLYQVPLNLREEGLDEIVVNHLKLTTPAPDMSEWEGLVDRINKLQHTVEIAIVGKYVALHDAYLSVVESLSHAGFASNADVKIRWIHSEDITDENVGDLLHGVGGILVPGGFGDRGIEGKVSAIRYAREKQIPFFGICLGMQVSVIEYARSIVGLTGANSSEINPATEFPVIDLLPEQKDIENLGGTMRLGLYPCKLQEGSLAMSCYDDELVYERHRHRYEFNNEYREAIEKAGLVISGTSPDGRLVEIVELPEHPWFLAVQFHPEFTSRPNRPQPLFREFVKASLESSKK; this is encoded by the coding sequence GTGACAAAGTATATTTTCGTGACGGGCGGAGTTGTGTCCTCCCTGGGCAAAGGGATAACGGCTGCCTCGCTGGGCAGATTGCTGAAAAACAGAGGGTTGAAGGTAACCATTCAAAAATTTGATCCATACATCAATATCGACCCGGGAACAATGAGTCCTTATCAGCATGGTGAGGTTTTTGTAACGGATGATGGCGCGGAAACGGATCTTGACCTTGGTCACTACGAACGTTTTATTGACATTAACCTCTCCAAAAACAGCAACGTCACGACTGGTAAAGTATACTCCTCCGTCATCAGCAAAGAGCGGCGTGGGGAATATCTGGGCGGAACGGTACAAGTCATTCCACACATCACGAACGAGATCAAAGAGCGCGTATTCCGCGCAGGACGTGAAGCGGGTTCGGATGTTGTAATTACGGAGATCGGCGGTACGGTGGGTGACATCGAGAGCTTGCCTTTCCTGGAAGCTATTCGCCAAATCAAGAGTGATGTAGGTCGTGACAACGTCATGTACATCCATGTAACACTTATTCCTTACATCAAGGCTGCAGGTGAAGTGAAAACCAAACCAACTCAGCATAGCGTGAAGGAATTGCGCAGCATCGGTATTCAGCCAAACGTCATTGTTTGCCGTACAGAGTATGAGCTGTCCAAAGACATGAAAGCCAAAATCGCTCTCTTCTGTGACATTGATGAAAACGCCGTGGTGGAATGTCGTGATGCAGACACATTGTACCAAGTGCCTTTGAACCTGCGCGAAGAAGGTTTGGACGAGATCGTGGTAAACCACCTGAAGCTGACTACTCCTGCACCGGATATGAGCGAGTGGGAAGGGTTGGTTGACCGGATCAACAAGCTGCAGCATACAGTGGAGATTGCCATTGTAGGTAAATATGTAGCTTTGCATGATGCTTATTTGAGTGTTGTTGAATCCTTGTCTCATGCAGGATTCGCATCCAATGCGGATGTGAAGATCCGCTGGATTCACTCTGAAGATATCACCGATGAGAATGTGGGCGATCTGCTGCACGGTGTAGGCGGAATCCTGGTACCAGGCGGATTTGGTGATCGGGGTATTGAAGGTAAAGTATCTGCAATTCGTTATGCTCGTGAGAAACAAATTCCGTTCTTCGGTATTTGCTTGGGTATGCAGGTTTCTGTTATCGAATATGCACGTTCCATCGTTGGTCTGACTGGGGCGAACAGCTCCGAGATCAATCCAGCTACGGAGTTCCCGGTGATCGATCTGCTGCCTGAACAAAAAGATATTGAAAACCTGGGTGGTACAATGCGTCTGGGTCTGTATCCTTGTAAGCTTCAAGAAGGTTCCCTGGCGATGTCTTGTTATGATGATGAACTGGTCTATGAGAGACACCGTCACCGGTACGAGTTCAATAATGAATACCGTGAAGCGATCGAAAAAGCCGGTCTGGTTATCTCGGGTACATCCCCGGATGGACGTTTGGTTGAGATCGTGGAGCTTCCGGAACACCCGTGGTTCTTGGCAGTACAATTCCACCCGGAATTCACTTCCCGTCCGAACCGTCCACAGCCGTTGTTCCGTGAGTTTGTCAAAGCTTCTCTGGAGAGCTCTAAAAAGTAA
- a CDS encoding response regulator translates to MENKKVLIVDDQNGIRILLMEVFSSEGYNTFQAPNGKIALEIVNNDKPDLVLLDMKIPGMDGLEILKHIKEIDPDIKVIMMTAYGELDMIKEATDLGALMHFTKPFDIDEMRVAVNMQLRNDTANKCS, encoded by the coding sequence GTGGAAAATAAAAAAGTTTTGATTGTCGATGACCAGAATGGTATTCGAATCCTGTTAATGGAAGTGTTCAGCAGCGAAGGATATAATACGTTCCAAGCGCCTAACGGGAAGATCGCCCTGGAGATAGTAAATAATGACAAACCTGATCTTGTGCTGCTTGATATGAAGATTCCTGGCATGGATGGCCTGGAAATTCTGAAACATATTAAGGAAATTGATCCGGATATCAAAGTCATCATGATGACGGCTTATGGTGAACTGGACATGATCAAGGAAGCTACCGATCTTGGAGCGCTCATGCACTTCACGAAACCGTTTGATATCGATGAAATGCGCGTGGCAGTCAATATGCAGCTTCGAAATGATACTGCGAATAAGTGCAGCTGA